The following are from one region of the Staphylococcus schleiferi genome:
- the pepF gene encoding oligoendopeptidase F, with protein sequence MSQKLPHRTEVPTAETWDLSDLYADSAAYEKAIHALYQDAQGFKAQYEGQLNQLDTIKKGLEAFSQILIELDRAGNYAELLLSVDTTDAERQRLSALFSTNYGKILSQLSFVESELLSLDKETMDTAINELPYGYYLKQLQKRQPHQLHAKAEEALASMAPAFSSASEIYGITKMLDIDFGSFEVNGQQYDMDYTTFEGYYEDHEDTDLRRKSFRHFSDTIKKYEHTTAAVYNAQVQREKLEADLRGYDSVIEYLLEEQDVTLEMYHRQIDTIMSDLAPIMRKYAEIIQRTNKLDELRFEDLKISVDPTYEPEITIEESKKYIFGALDVLGADYVKMLNQAYDERWIDFPQNKGKQTGAYCASPYASHSYIFISWTGKMTEAFVLAHELGHAGHFTFAQAHQNYLQSEASMYFVEAPSTMNEMLMLNYLFKNSHNPRFKRWAIGSILARTYYHNMVTHLLEAAYQREVYQRVDKGESLNAPALNEIKLDVIKAFWGDVVTYTPGAELTWMRQPHYYMGLYSYTYSAGLTIGTIMAQRIKNEGQPAVEDWLTALKAGGSVSPTEIAKIAGIDITTDQPLKETIQYIGQLVDELEALTNEIEAGTDSEK encoded by the coding sequence ATGTCTCAAAAATTACCACATAGAACGGAAGTTCCTACAGCTGAAACTTGGGATTTAAGTGATTTATACGCTGATTCAGCGGCTTACGAAAAAGCGATTCACGCATTATATCAAGATGCCCAAGGCTTTAAAGCGCAATATGAAGGGCAATTGAACCAATTAGATACCATTAAAAAAGGATTAGAAGCCTTTTCTCAAATCTTAATAGAATTAGATCGCGCAGGGAATTATGCAGAACTATTGCTGAGTGTCGATACTACAGACGCAGAACGACAACGGTTAAGCGCCCTATTTTCAACGAATTATGGTAAGATTTTAAGCCAACTGTCTTTTGTTGAATCTGAGTTGCTATCTTTAGACAAAGAAACGATGGATACTGCAATTAATGAGTTGCCTTATGGTTATTATTTAAAGCAATTGCAAAAAAGACAACCGCATCAATTACATGCCAAAGCAGAAGAAGCTTTGGCGAGTATGGCACCCGCGTTTTCATCAGCAAGTGAAATCTATGGCATCACAAAAATGCTTGATATTGATTTCGGAAGTTTCGAAGTGAATGGTCAGCAATATGATATGGACTATACGACGTTTGAAGGCTACTATGAAGATCATGAAGACACGGATTTACGTCGTAAGAGCTTCCGTCATTTTAGTGACACGATTAAAAAATATGAACATACAACGGCTGCAGTATACAATGCTCAAGTCCAAAGAGAAAAATTAGAAGCTGATTTGAGGGGTTACGATTCAGTCATTGAGTACCTACTCGAAGAACAAGATGTTACTTTAGAGATGTATCATCGCCAAATTGATACGATTATGTCTGATTTAGCCCCTATTATGCGTAAATATGCGGAAATCATTCAAAGAACAAATAAATTAGACGAGCTTCGATTTGAAGACTTAAAGATTTCGGTTGATCCTACATATGAGCCTGAAATTACAATTGAAGAATCTAAAAAATATATTTTTGGTGCACTGGATGTCTTAGGTGCTGATTATGTTAAAATGTTAAATCAAGCCTATGATGAAAGATGGATAGATTTTCCACAAAATAAAGGTAAACAAACGGGTGCTTATTGTGCGAGCCCTTATGCGTCACATAGTTATATTTTTATTTCGTGGACAGGTAAAATGACAGAGGCATTTGTGCTAGCTCATGAATTAGGTCATGCAGGCCATTTTACATTTGCACAAGCGCATCAAAATTACTTACAATCTGAAGCATCTATGTATTTTGTTGAAGCACCATCAACAATGAACGAAATGTTAATGCTAAATTACTTATTCAAAAATAGTCATAATCCACGTTTTAAACGTTGGGCAATCGGCTCTATTTTAGCACGCACATATTATCATAATATGGTCACGCATTTACTTGAGGCAGCTTATCAACGAGAAGTCTATCAACGTGTTGATAAAGGTGAATCATTGAATGCCCCTGCGCTAAATGAAATTAAATTAGATGTGATTAAAGCATTCTGGGGAGATGTAGTAACGTATACACCAGGTGCTGAGTTAACTTGGATGCGTCAACCTCACTATTATATGGGACTTTACTCATACACTTATTCAGCTGGTTTAACTATCGGAACAATTATGGCACAACGTATTAAAAATGAAGGTCAACCTGCTGTAGAAGATTGGTTAACTGCCTTAAAAGCCGGTGGTAGTGTTTCTCCAACAGAGATTGCGAAGATTGCTGGTATCGATATTACGACGGATCAACCACTTAAAGAAACAATACAATATATCGGTCAATTAGTTGATGAATTAGAAGCATTAACGAATGAAATTGAGGCTGGGACTGATAGCGAAAAGTAA
- a CDS encoding aminoacyltransferase, whose product MKFTELTVEEYDQFVQNPVLESHYFQVKENIATREADGFQVVLLGVKDDNNQILAASLFSKIPTAGSYVYYSNRGPVMDYSDLGLVDFYLKELEQYLTKNKCLYVKIDPYWIYQIYDKDIQPFPNRERNDKLVQLFKSHGYRHHGFTTTYDTSSQVRWMGVLDLKDQTPQTLKKSFDSQRKRNINKANNFGVKVRFLEKDEIDLFLELYRETEERAGFVSKTDDYFKNFINHYGHKVLIPLAYIDLDEYITTLQESLNDKESRRDQMMSKENKTDKQIKKIAELDTQIDHDQKELLRASELRQTDGAILHLASGVYFANAYEINYFSGGSSEKYNQFMGPYAMHWFMINYCFEHGYERYNFYGLSGDFTENSEDYGVYRFKRGFNVQIEELIGDFYKPIHKVKYFVFNTLNKVRTKIKKQ is encoded by the coding sequence ATGAAATTTACAGAGTTAACAGTTGAAGAATACGACCAATTTGTTCAAAATCCTGTTTTAGAAAGCCACTATTTTCAAGTAAAAGAAAATATTGCAACAAGAGAAGCGGACGGATTTCAAGTTGTGTTGCTTGGTGTGAAAGATGACAACAATCAAATCCTTGCAGCCAGCTTATTTTCAAAAATTCCTACAGCAGGCAGTTATGTTTATTACTCAAATCGTGGCCCGGTCATGGATTATAGCGATTTAGGATTAGTAGACTTCTATTTAAAAGAATTAGAACAATATTTAACGAAAAATAAATGCCTTTATGTCAAAATAGATCCATATTGGATTTATCAAATATATGATAAAGATATCCAACCGTTTCCGAATCGAGAGCGTAATGATAAATTAGTACAACTTTTCAAATCGCACGGTTACCGTCATCATGGCTTTACAACTACATATGACACATCGAGTCAAGTGAGATGGATGGGCGTACTCGATTTAAAAGATCAAACGCCACAGACATTAAAAAAATCGTTCGATAGTCAGCGTAAAAGAAATATCAATAAAGCGAACAATTTTGGTGTGAAAGTTAGATTTTTAGAAAAAGATGAAATCGATCTCTTTTTAGAGCTTTATAGAGAGACTGAAGAACGTGCAGGCTTTGTGTCAAAAACAGACGACTATTTCAAAAACTTTATTAATCATTATGGCCATAAAGTGTTGATTCCGTTAGCATATATTGATCTTGATGAGTATATAACGACATTACAAGAGAGCTTGAATGATAAAGAATCAAGACGTGATCAAATGATGTCTAAAGAGAATAAAACAGACAAACAAATCAAGAAAATTGCAGAGTTAGATACGCAAATTGATCATGACCAAAAAGAATTGTTAAGAGCTAGCGAATTACGTCAAACAGATGGTGCAATCCTTCATCTTGCTTCGGGTGTATATTTTGCAAATGCTTATGAAATCAATTATTTTTCGGGCGGCTCAAGTGAGAAATACAACCAATTTATGGGACCATATGCGATGCATTGGTTTATGATTAACTATTGCTTTGAACATGGTTATGAGCGTTACAATTTTTACGGTTTGTCCGGTGATTTTACCGAAAACAGTGAAGATTATGGTGTATATCGCTTTAAAAGAGGATTCAATGTGCAAATTGAAGAACTTATTGGTGACTTTTATAAACCTATCCATAAAGTAAAATACTTTGTCTTCAATACATTGAATAAAGTACGTACAAAAATTAAAAAACAATAA
- a CDS encoding aminoacyltransferase: MKFTNLTTAEFGAFTDQMPYSHFTQMVGNYELKVAEGVETHLVGIKDNNNNVLAACLLTAVPVMKFFKYFYSNRGPVMDYENKELVHFFFNELSKYVKKYHALYLRVDPYLPMLKRNHDGEVIERYGSDWFFDKMAELNFEHEGFTTGFDTIRQIRFHSVLDVENKTSKDILNQMDNLRKRNTKKVQKNGVKVRYLNEDELHIFRSFMEDTSETKDFVDRDDDFYYHRMKYYKDRVRVPLAYIDFNAYLAELNTEAQDFKKEIAKADKDINKRPENQKAINKKKNLEQQLEANQAKIKEAETLQLKHGDTLPISAGFFIINPFEVVYYAGGTANEFRHFAGSYAVQWEMINYAIDYQIPRYNFYGISGDFSEDAEDAGVIKFKKGYNAEVIEYVGDFIKPINKPAYTVYLKLKQLKDKIKR, from the coding sequence ATGAAGTTTACAAATTTAACGACGGCTGAATTTGGTGCGTTTACAGATCAAATGCCATATAGCCATTTCACGCAAATGGTAGGGAACTATGAATTAAAGGTTGCTGAAGGTGTTGAAACACATCTTGTCGGCATTAAAGATAACAACAATAACGTACTAGCAGCATGTTTACTGACAGCAGTGCCAGTAATGAAGTTTTTTAAATATTTTTATTCAAACCGCGGACCAGTCATGGACTACGAAAATAAAGAGCTCGTTCATTTCTTTTTTAATGAACTTTCAAAATATGTTAAGAAATATCACGCATTGTATTTGAGAGTAGACCCTTATTTACCAATGTTAAAGCGAAACCATGATGGTGAAGTGATTGAAAGATACGGCAGTGACTGGTTTTTTGATAAAATGGCTGAATTAAACTTTGAACATGAAGGTTTCACAACTGGGTTTGATACAATAAGGCAAATTCGTTTTCATTCTGTGCTCGATGTTGAAAATAAAACATCAAAAGACATCTTAAATCAAATGGATAATTTAAGGAAAAGAAATACGAAAAAAGTACAGAAAAATGGTGTGAAAGTCCGCTATCTAAACGAAGATGAATTACATATTTTCCGTTCGTTTATGGAAGATACATCTGAAACAAAAGATTTTGTAGATAGAGATGACGATTTTTATTATCATCGTATGAAATACTATAAAGATCGTGTCCGCGTACCACTAGCGTATATTGATTTTAATGCATATTTAGCAGAGCTCAACACTGAAGCGCAAGACTTTAAAAAAGAAATTGCAAAAGCAGATAAAGACATCAACAAGCGTCCTGAAAATCAGAAAGCCATAAATAAAAAGAAAAATTTAGAGCAACAACTAGAAGCGAATCAAGCTAAAATAAAAGAAGCAGAAACATTGCAACTTAAACACGGTGACACATTACCGATTTCGGCTGGATTCTTTATTATTAATCCATTTGAGGTTGTTTATTATGCAGGCGGCACAGCAAACGAATTTCGTCATTTTGCTGGAAGCTACGCAGTGCAATGGGAAATGATTAATTATGCGATTGATTATCAAATTCCAAGATATAACTTTTATGGCATTAGTGGTGATTTTTCAGAAGATGCAGAAGATGCAGGTGTGATAAAATTTAAAAAAGGCTATAATGCAGAAGTAATAGAATATGTCGGTGATTTTATTAAGCCTATAAACAAACCTGCCTATACAGTCTACTTAAAATTAAAGCAATTAAAAGACAAGATAAAAAGATAA
- a CDS encoding M42 family metallopeptidase: MNERVIDTLTELTAINSPSGSAERAIDYVKKRVELSGYTTHITNKGGLLIEVKGDNDEKKKCITAHVDTLGAMVKEILKDGRLRLALIGGFRYNAIEGEYCTIETATGQTYRGTILIHETTPHVYRNNHEIVRDETNMEVRIDEKVTSEAETRALGIEVGDFVSFDPRTEVTASGFVKSRHLDDKVSVAVIIEFLEWYQEQSKRLPYTIQFYISNNEEIGYGANSNIDPKVKEFIAFDMGALGDGQSSDEYTVSICAKDASGPYHKKLRHHLVSLCRERHIPYQVDIYPYYGSDASAALSAGADVKHGLFGAGIESSHALERTHIDSIKAAQALLEAYCFSELV, translated from the coding sequence ATGAATGAACGTGTCATTGATACATTAACTGAATTAACAGCCATCAATAGTCCGTCGGGAAGTGCTGAGCGTGCCATCGATTATGTTAAAAAGCGTGTGGAATTGAGTGGCTACACGACACATATTACTAATAAAGGCGGATTACTAATAGAAGTTAAGGGCGACAACGATGAGAAGAAAAAGTGTATCACAGCTCATGTAGATACACTTGGCGCAATGGTTAAAGAGATATTAAAAGATGGTCGTTTACGTTTAGCTCTTATTGGTGGCTTTCGTTATAATGCAATTGAAGGCGAATATTGTACGATTGAAACGGCAACAGGACAAACATACCGAGGTACAATTTTAATCCATGAGACGACGCCACATGTTTATCGTAACAATCATGAAATTGTGCGTGATGAGACTAATATGGAAGTGAGAATAGATGAAAAGGTGACATCTGAAGCGGAAACACGTGCTTTAGGTATTGAAGTCGGTGATTTTGTCAGTTTTGATCCTCGAACAGAAGTTACGGCTTCAGGATTTGTAAAGTCACGTCATTTAGACGACAAAGTCAGTGTAGCAGTCATTATTGAATTTTTGGAATGGTATCAAGAACAATCGAAGCGGCTCCCTTATACAATTCAGTTTTATATTTCTAATAATGAAGAAATTGGTTACGGTGCGAACTCAAATATTGATCCAAAAGTCAAAGAATTTATCGCTTTTGATATGGGCGCATTAGGTGATGGTCAATCCTCAGACGAATACACTGTGTCAATATGCGCAAAAGATGCTTCAGGCCCTTACCACAAAAAATTGCGTCATCATCTGGTGTCTTTATGTCGTGAACGCCACATTCCATATCAAGTAGATATTTATCCATATTATGGTTCTGATGCTTCTGCCGCTTTAAGTGCAGGTGCAGATGTCAAACACGGTTTGTTTGGGGCAGGAATTGAGTCTTCACATGCATTGGAACGGACACATATAGATTCAATTAAAGCAGCTCAAGCCCTTTTAGAAGCATACTGTTTTTCAGAATTAGTTTAA
- a CDS encoding prephenate dehydrogenase, producing the protein MTHIFFVGLGLIGGSLASNIKYFHPNVTITAFDANPDQLERAQSIGIIDHASSDYETTLKQADIVIFATPVQTTVKYLKALPHLETQPGLIVTDTGSTKATIQAFESTLLAAQIHLVGGHPMAGSHKSGVLNAKKHLFENAYYILVHNLAENNDARQQIQQLLEPTRAHFIHLTAEEHDRIMSVVSHVPHFMASSLVHLNAFFASESSLIQDFAAGGFRDITRVASSNPEMWRDISIENKAHIISTLKHLQRQLSNTIHLLETEQQDALYDFFNDAKSYRDALPIRQKGAMESTFDLYVDIPDQPGMISKITDILSTHYISIRNLRILEVREDIYGALRISFKRPEDRDAARIALKDFDTYLS; encoded by the coding sequence ATGACTCACATCTTTTTTGTTGGTCTCGGTTTAATCGGTGGAAGTTTAGCCAGTAATATAAAGTATTTTCATCCAAACGTAACCATTACCGCTTTTGATGCAAATCCCGACCAACTCGAACGTGCACAGTCTATAGGTATTATTGACCATGCCTCTTCAGATTATGAAACGACACTTAAGCAAGCAGACATCGTGATTTTTGCGACACCCGTTCAAACGACAGTTAAATATTTAAAAGCGTTGCCCCATCTTGAAACACAACCCGGTTTAATTGTCACTGATACTGGAAGTACGAAAGCAACGATTCAAGCATTTGAGTCGACTTTATTAGCTGCTCAAATCCACTTAGTCGGTGGGCATCCGATGGCGGGAAGTCATAAATCAGGCGTACTCAATGCAAAAAAGCATCTATTTGAAAATGCTTATTATATTCTCGTTCATAACCTTGCAGAAAATAATGATGCACGTCAGCAAATTCAGCAATTACTCGAACCTACGCGTGCCCACTTTATCCATTTAACTGCTGAAGAACACGATCGTATCATGAGTGTCGTAAGTCATGTCCCTCATTTCATGGCCTCTAGTCTTGTTCATCTTAATGCTTTTTTCGCTTCTGAGTCTTCTTTAATTCAAGACTTTGCGGCTGGAGGTTTTCGCGATATTACACGTGTAGCAAGTAGTAACCCCGAAATGTGGCGAGATATTTCAATTGAGAACAAGGCCCATATCATTTCGACACTTAAACATTTACAGCGTCAGCTTTCGAATACCATTCATTTGCTTGAAACCGAACAGCAAGACGCCCTATATGATTTTTTTAATGATGCAAAATCTTATCGCGATGCCTTGCCAATTCGTCAAAAAGGAGCAATGGAGAGTACTTTTGATTTATATGTAGATATCCCAGACCAACCGGGCATGATTTCAAAAATTACAGATATATTGAGCACGCATTATATTTCTATAAGAAACTTGAGGATTTTAGAGGTTCGTGAAGACATTTACGGTGCTTTACGTATTAGTTTTAAACGTCCGGAAGATCGAGATGCAGCACGTATTGCATTAAAAGACTTTGATACTTACTTAAGCTAA
- a CDS encoding type I toxin-antitoxin system Fst family toxin — protein sequence MTEVLVHITTTVVSGCIVALFAHWLRVRSNKKK from the coding sequence ATGACCGAAGTTCTTGTTCACATCACAACCACGGTTGTCAGTGGTTGTATTGTTGCGTTATTTGCACATTGGCTACGTGTACGCAGCAATAAGAAAAAATAG
- a CDS encoding Y-family DNA polymerase, with protein MYDYHLLENRDILCIDQKSFFASVSCIEKGLDPLTTKLAVVADTKRQGSVVLAATQPLKKLGIQTGSRLFEIPHRNDIYIINPSMRKYLDISLKISKIALRYVPPEDFHQYSIDEFFMDVTKSYYRFNTTLHSFCERLIKEIYEETKVQCAIGVGSNMLLSKLALDNEAKNNPRYIAEWRYEDVPDKVWEISPLTSFWGISKRTEKKLNARGIFKIGQLAQYPYVYLKRDFGIIGVDLHLHANGIDQSRINETYQIMNPSICKSQILMRDYTFQEAKVVMQELIEDVARRLREREQLAKTIHFSFGYKDGGGISKQYTLQVGTNLEQDIYNVVARLAETYCDPNELYRTLSVSLTKMSPESERQLDLFTDEFQRLRQEKLAKTIDQLQEKYGKGIVSKAISYTEAGTKYGRLGLMAGHKM; from the coding sequence ATGTATGATTATCATTTATTAGAAAACAGGGATATTTTGTGTATAGACCAAAAAAGTTTTTTTGCGAGTGTGTCGTGTATTGAAAAAGGATTAGATCCTTTAACGACAAAGTTAGCAGTAGTTGCAGATACGAAAAGACAGGGATCGGTTGTGCTTGCAGCAACGCAACCCCTTAAAAAGTTAGGTATTCAAACAGGTTCACGTCTATTTGAAATTCCGCATCGCAACGATATTTATATTATTAATCCAAGTATGCGTAAGTATTTAGATATATCACTAAAGATTTCTAAAATCGCGTTACGTTATGTGCCACCAGAAGATTTTCATCAGTACAGTATTGATGAGTTTTTTATGGATGTGACGAAGAGTTACTATCGTTTTAATACGACTTTACATTCTTTTTGTGAGCGTTTAATTAAAGAAATATATGAAGAAACTAAAGTGCAATGTGCGATTGGTGTCGGTTCTAACATGTTACTCAGTAAGCTCGCACTGGATAATGAAGCTAAAAATAATCCGCGCTATATTGCCGAATGGCGTTATGAAGATGTGCCAGATAAAGTATGGGAGATTTCTCCTTTGACTTCTTTTTGGGGGATTAGTAAACGAACGGAGAAAAAGTTGAATGCACGCGGGATCTTTAAAATTGGACAATTAGCACAGTATCCGTACGTTTACTTAAAAAGAGACTTTGGGATTATAGGTGTGGACCTTCATTTACATGCGAATGGGATTGATCAAAGTCGTATCAATGAAACGTATCAAATTATGAACCCTTCTATTTGTAAAAGCCAAATTTTGATGCGTGATTATACATTTCAAGAAGCAAAGGTCGTTATGCAAGAGCTCATTGAAGATGTGGCACGGCGCTTGCGAGAACGTGAACAACTCGCAAAGACGATTCATTTTTCGTTTGGTTACAAAGATGGAGGCGGTATCTCTAAACAGTATACGTTACAAGTCGGTACCAACTTAGAGCAAGATATTTATAACGTTGTTGCGCGTTTGGCTGAAACGTATTGTGACCCAAATGAATTATATCGGACCTTGAGTGTGTCGTTGACGAAAATGTCACCTGAAAGTGAAAGACAGTTAGATTTATTTACGGATGAATTTCAAAGGTTACGTCAAGAAAAGTTGGCGAAAACGATCGATCAATTACAAGAGAAATATGGCAAAGGGATCGTTTCAAAAGCGATATCCTATACTGAAGCGGGAACAAAGTATGGAAGATTAGGCTTAATGGCGGGACATAAAATGTAA
- a CDS encoding sporulation protein: MGFDNVLTSLGINGMKVFIRLNQREYDLSDTISGCVHLKAGQSDQKVTHIVLTMIEKYPNDDETSDFSYLTHELDRFVIDEAFTIDVGEDKKIDFSFKPESLTFKSLKSHIYLHTHVYIGHGLDEEMEAVIPYRR; encoded by the coding sequence ATGGGTTTCGATAATGTATTAACATCTTTAGGCATCAACGGTATGAAAGTATTTATTCGTTTAAATCAGCGAGAATATGATCTTTCGGATACAATTTCTGGTTGTGTACATCTCAAAGCAGGTCAGAGTGATCAAAAAGTGACACATATTGTATTGACGATGATTGAAAAATATCCGAATGATGATGAAACGAGTGACTTTTCATATTTAACGCACGAACTAGACCGCTTTGTGATTGATGAAGCATTTACTATCGATGTAGGTGAAGATAAAAAAATAGACTTTAGTTTTAAACCGGAGTCGTTAACGTTTAAATCACTTAAAAGCCATATTTATTTACATACTCATGTTTATATTGGGCACGGTTTGGATGAAGAGATGGAAGCTGTCATTCCTTACCGACGTTAA
- a CDS encoding 2-hydroxymuconate tautomerase: MPIVTVKLLEGRTDEQLKNLVTEVTDAVERTTNAKREAISVIIEEMKKEHFGVAGVRKSDQ, from the coding sequence ATGCCTATTGTTACAGTTAAATTATTAGAAGGTCGCACAGATGAACAGCTTAAAAATTTAGTAACTGAAGTGACAGATGCCGTAGAAAGAACAACAAATGCAAAGCGAGAAGCGATTTCTGTTATCATTGAAGAAATGAAAAAAGAACACTTCGGCGTTGCTGGTGTACGTAAATCAGACCAATAA
- a CDS encoding LCP family protein, whose protein sequence is MNENNLNRSTSNASEKTLKRKKKRKIPKWPLFILAFIILLFAFVMYCVSSYKSGLEVAKKHNQAPKIHKFNGAIKNDGKATVLILGADREDGGVSRTDSIMVAQYDYIKKDMKIVSIMRDIYADIPGYNSYKINAAYSLGGPELLRKTLKSNLGIEPEYYATLDFNGFEAMIDELEPKGVPIHVEKDMSAKIGVSLKKGYHRLNGKELLGYARFRNDPEGDFGRVRRQQQVMSALKQQLVQPSSIMKAPKLAGIMRGYVGTNMPDSAIYQTGFSFIVRGDKDIKTLSVPVKGSYENITTNDGGSALGIDKAENKKRIQAFLND, encoded by the coding sequence ATGAATGAAAACAATTTAAACCGTAGTACCTCGAATGCTTCTGAGAAAACTTTAAAGCGTAAGAAAAAGAGAAAGATACCTAAATGGCCTTTGTTTATCTTGGCGTTTATCATTCTGCTTTTTGCCTTTGTGATGTATTGTGTTTCTAGTTATAAGTCAGGTCTTGAAGTGGCTAAAAAACATAATCAAGCGCCGAAAATACATAAATTTAATGGTGCAATTAAAAATGATGGGAAAGCCACTGTATTAATTTTAGGTGCGGACCGTGAAGACGGCGGTGTGTCTCGTACCGATTCGATTATGGTTGCACAATATGACTATATTAAAAAAGATATGAAGATCGTGTCTATTATGCGTGACATTTATGCGGATATTCCAGGCTATAACAGCTATAAAATTAATGCGGCTTATTCATTAGGTGGACCTGAACTATTGCGCAAGACGTTAAAGTCAAACTTAGGTATTGAGCCAGAGTACTATGCAACACTAGACTTTAATGGTTTTGAAGCGATGATTGACGAACTTGAGCCTAAAGGCGTGCCTATTCACGTTGAAAAAGATATGTCTGCCAAAATTGGTGTATCATTGAAAAAAGGCTATCATCGCCTAAACGGGAAAGAGTTACTAGGTTATGCACGTTTTCGTAATGATCCGGAAGGGGATTTTGGACGTGTACGTCGTCAACAACAAGTGATGTCGGCATTGAAACAACAACTCGTACAACCTTCATCTATTATGAAGGCGCCTAAATTAGCGGGCATTATGCGGGGTTATGTCGGTACGAACATGCCAGATTCAGCAATCTATCAAACAGGCTTCAGTTTTATTGTCCGTGGTGATAAAGATATTAAGACGTTAAGTGTTCCTGTTAAAGGAAGCTACGAAAATATTACGACGAATGATGGTGGCTCTGCTTTAGGTATAGATAAAGCTGAAAATAAAAAGCGAATTCAAGCATTTTTGAATGATTAA
- the msrA gene encoding peptide-methionine (S)-S-oxide reductase MsrA, with product MNINTAYFAGGCFWCMTKPFDQNEGIEQVTSGYMGGHVDQPTYQQVKTGETGHYETVKIEYDVALFSYQKLLEIFFSVIDPTDDGGQFQDRGSQYRTAIFYTNEDQKEVAEAYIASLEGTFDHDKAVATKVLPASEFYEAEAYHQDFYKKDPERFEQQEREREAYAQSHQIK from the coding sequence ATGAATATCAATACAGCATATTTTGCAGGTGGTTGCTTTTGGTGTATGACCAAGCCATTTGACCAAAACGAGGGCATTGAGCAAGTCACATCAGGTTATATGGGAGGCCACGTTGATCAACCGACGTATCAACAAGTGAAAACAGGAGAAACAGGTCACTATGAAACAGTCAAAATCGAGTATGATGTCGCACTCTTTTCATACCAAAAGCTGTTAGAAATCTTTTTCTCAGTGATTGATCCGACTGATGACGGTGGACAATTCCAAGATAGAGGTTCGCAGTATCGCACTGCTATTTTTTATACAAACGAAGACCAAAAAGAAGTCGCTGAAGCTTATATTGCTTCACTCGAAGGCACTTTTGACCACGATAAAGCAGTCGCCACTAAAGTTCTTCCAGCTTCTGAATTTTATGAAGCTGAAGCATACCATCAAGATTTCTATAAAAAAGACCCTGAACGTTTTGAACAACAAGAAAGAGAACGTGAAGCTTACGCGCAATCTCATCAAATTAAGTAA